The following proteins are encoded in a genomic region of Phycisphaera sp.:
- a CDS encoding integrin alpha: MRRATTQRVGAIVMTSGLAGFAVAQGPLSEPFPSVLELGALDGALGFRLDGVDELRLSGSSVASAGDLNGDGFDDFVIGAYGGWSSYLPGSAFVVFGRDGTAGAPFPARLPLESLDGVDGFRLDGVSETAWTGRSVASAGDVNGDGIDDLIIGAPREDLRAVFDSGSSYVVFGREFATGAAFPARLDLASLDGTDGFRMDGESPTDSVGRSVAAAGDVNGDGIDDMVIGAPFTNIGGFTDAGSAYIVFGRDTKTAGAFPAAFGLESLDGSNGFRINGVSELSFTGFAVSSAGDLNADGVGDVIIGASNSRSTFVVFGQDASHAFTSVLSVADLDGINGFRLNDADYRTSSGYSVAGAGDVNADGIDDVIIGAYSTDAGGLATAGASFVVFGRDSRAGHAFPLDLELASLDGLDGFRIDGADAFDRSGTSVALAGDLNGDGIDDLAIGAPGPWEGDPRPPGAGFVLFGRNGPAGDVFPATIGLASLDGRIGLRLDGESERDEAGTSIASAGDINGDGMADLIVGAPWASPRGSSWAGSTYVVYGRSVRGCPADLDGDGVLTVFDFLAFFNLFQDGDPQADFDGDGELTLFDFLAFQDAFDAGCES; this comes from the coding sequence ATGCGAAGAGCAACCACCCAACGCGTGGGCGCGATTGTGATGACTTCAGGTTTGGCCGGCTTCGCGGTCGCCCAGGGGCCATTGTCCGAACCCTTTCCATCTGTTCTCGAACTCGGCGCGCTCGACGGCGCGCTCGGCTTCCGGTTGGACGGCGTCGATGAGCTCCGCCTAAGCGGCTCTTCGGTCGCCTCGGCGGGCGACCTCAACGGTGACGGGTTCGATGACTTCGTGATCGGTGCCTACGGGGGCTGGTCGAGCTATCTCCCCGGATCGGCCTTCGTGGTGTTCGGTCGTGACGGCACGGCTGGCGCTCCATTCCCCGCGCGTCTCCCACTCGAATCGCTGGACGGCGTCGACGGCTTCCGCCTCGATGGCGTGTCCGAGACCGCGTGGACGGGTCGCTCGGTCGCGTCGGCGGGCGACGTGAACGGCGATGGCATCGACGACCTGATCATCGGCGCCCCGCGAGAGGATCTCCGTGCCGTCTTTGATTCTGGCTCGAGCTATGTCGTCTTTGGCAGGGAATTCGCGACCGGGGCCGCGTTCCCCGCACGGCTCGATCTGGCATCGCTGGACGGCACCGATGGCTTTCGCATGGACGGAGAAAGCCCTACAGACTCGGTCGGCCGAAGCGTCGCCGCGGCGGGCGACGTGAACGGCGACGGCATCGATGACATGGTCATTGGCGCGCCATTCACGAACATCGGCGGCTTTACCGACGCGGGGTCGGCCTACATCGTCTTTGGCCGCGATACCAAGACCGCCGGCGCGTTCCCCGCGGCCTTCGGCCTGGAGTCGCTGGACGGCTCCAACGGGTTCCGCATCAACGGCGTGTCCGAGCTGTCTTTCACCGGCTTCGCCGTTTCGTCGGCTGGCGACCTCAACGCCGATGGTGTCGGCGACGTCATCATCGGTGCATCCAACAGCAGGTCAACGTTCGTGGTCTTTGGCCAGGATGCGAGCCATGCATTCACGAGCGTGCTCAGCGTGGCCGACCTCGATGGCATCAACGGCTTCCGCCTCAACGACGCCGACTACCGCACGAGCAGCGGGTATTCCGTTGCCGGGGCTGGCGATGTCAATGCCGACGGCATCGACGACGTGATCATCGGCGCGTATAGCACCGATGCCGGAGGCCTGGCCACGGCGGGCGCGAGCTTCGTGGTCTTCGGCCGCGACAGCAGAGCAGGCCACGCGTTCCCGCTCGACCTCGAACTCGCGTCCCTCGATGGCTTGGACGGATTCCGCATCGACGGCGCCGACGCGTTCGATCGCAGCGGCACCTCGGTCGCCTTGGCGGGCGACCTCAACGGCGACGGCATCGATGACCTGGCCATCGGCGCGCCCGGCCCGTGGGAGGGAGACCCGAGACCCCCCGGTGCCGGCTTCGTGCTGTTCGGACGCAACGGACCCGCCGGAGACGTATTCCCCGCAACGATCGGGCTCGCGAGCCTCGATGGCCGGATCGGCTTGCGGCTCGATGGCGAGTCGGAGCGCGATGAGGCCGGCACGTCCATCGCGTCGGCGGGCGACATCAACGGAGATGGCATGGCCGACCTGATCGTCGGAGCACCGTGGGCGAGCCCGCGCGGGAGCTCCTGGGCAGGCTCGACCTACGTGGTGTACGGGCGGAGTGTGCGAGGCTGCCCGGCCGACCTCGATGGGGACGGCGTGCTGACGGTCTTCGATTTTTTGGCCTTCTTCAACCTCTTCCAGGACGGCGACCCCCAGGCCGACTTCGATGGCGACGGCGAGCTGACGCTGTTCGATTTCCTGGCGTTCCAGGACGCGTTCGACGCGGGGTGCGAGTCCTAG
- the priA gene encoding primosomal protein N', with translation MTAPGLFKDDRPTPAGPFLAVALERSIDGKTLTYAPPAESEEAANALVGRACMAPLGRGGKGGTPTRGVIVGVGGAELLDGFDPSKVRRLLAVSDARLPEGVLELGRWIAEYYACPLGMTLAAMLPAAVKKAVGRKERVALRPSEPTPNEPLAQARGHQRPKDEGGDPTAIPPARAGGSLKLPPTTKKAFVGLGEIPADAWPLEERDLVHRLGLKNASPIRRLVTLGLLEEITLTDVVARTQDATPLALDTTPAPTPTQEQEAVIDGVPLEGFSTHLLFGVTGSGKTEVYLQLLDRVLASGKSGIVLVPEIALTPQLSSRFIARFAPQLGERGVAVLHSGLSAGQRHRAWDAVSRGLARVVVGPRSALFAPLTNVGLIVVDEEHASDYKQDQAPRYHGRDAAIKRAQIEGCPVLLGSATPSLESWRNAQLNRSTLWRMPTRAPGSAGLPMVEVVDLAEERKASRQRGHRMELLGPTLEIALRQTLDDGGQAVMLLNRRGFARVVACPDAMCGWTLNCDSCSAAMVFHRKGVMSRRGLVRCHHCLAEQMMPKSCPVCAKKTILLGRGTQRLEDELVDMIGLRESEIARMDGDTMNRAADYQGVLTRIADGSIKVLLGTQMIAKGLDFPNIRLVGVVDADTALGIADWRCQERTFQLVSQVAGRAGRGTKPGRVIVQTLSPDLPSIQAAAAHDYERFAKDELEVRQHAHLPPFTRAAWIVARDRHYDKAEARAHAIAQRLHDAFGDKARVEGPAPAPLERAHDEYRVGLEVYAASAGILRDGLLKIRAEHGLVSDAHVAVDVDPVSIW, from the coding sequence GTGACCGCACCCGGCCTCTTCAAGGACGACCGCCCAACCCCCGCCGGCCCCTTCCTCGCCGTCGCCCTCGAGCGTTCCATCGACGGCAAGACCCTGACCTACGCCCCGCCCGCCGAGAGCGAGGAAGCCGCCAACGCGCTCGTCGGCCGCGCGTGCATGGCTCCCTTAGGCAGAGGCGGCAAGGGTGGCACGCCCACCCGCGGCGTCATCGTCGGCGTGGGCGGGGCCGAACTGCTCGATGGCTTCGACCCCAGCAAGGTTCGCCGCCTGCTCGCGGTGAGCGACGCGAGGCTGCCCGAGGGCGTGCTCGAACTGGGACGATGGATCGCCGAGTACTACGCCTGCCCCCTGGGCATGACCCTGGCCGCCATGCTGCCCGCGGCCGTCAAGAAGGCGGTGGGGCGGAAAGAGCGTGTGGCGCTGCGGCCATCCGAGCCCACCCCCAACGAGCCCCTCGCGCAAGCGAGGGGACACCAACGTCCGAAGGACGAGGGGGGAGATCCGACGGCCATTCCCCCCGCTCGCGCCGGGGGCTCATTGAAGCTCCCACCCACGACCAAGAAGGCGTTCGTAGGCTTGGGCGAGATCCCCGCCGACGCCTGGCCCCTCGAAGAACGCGACCTCGTTCACCGCCTCGGACTCAAGAACGCCAGCCCCATCCGCCGCCTCGTGACCCTGGGCCTGCTCGAAGAAATCACCCTCACCGACGTCGTCGCGCGCACGCAAGACGCCACGCCCCTGGCCCTCGATACCACCCCCGCGCCCACACCAACACAAGAACAAGAAGCCGTGATCGACGGGGTGCCATTGGAAGGGTTCTCCACCCACCTCCTCTTCGGCGTCACCGGCTCCGGCAAGACCGAGGTCTACCTGCAACTGCTCGACCGCGTGCTGGCGTCGGGTAAATCCGGCATCGTCCTCGTCCCCGAGATCGCGCTCACACCCCAGCTCTCGTCGCGCTTCATCGCACGGTTCGCGCCGCAACTCGGCGAGCGCGGCGTGGCGGTCTTGCACTCGGGCCTCAGCGCCGGCCAGCGCCACCGCGCCTGGGACGCCGTCTCGCGTGGCCTCGCCCGCGTTGTCGTCGGCCCACGATCCGCCCTCTTCGCACCGCTCACCAATGTTGGTCTCATTGTCGTCGACGAAGAACACGCCAGCGACTACAAGCAGGACCAGGCCCCGCGATACCACGGCCGCGACGCCGCCATCAAGCGGGCCCAGATCGAGGGCTGCCCCGTGCTCCTCGGTTCGGCAACCCCGAGCTTGGAGAGCTGGCGCAACGCGCAGCTCAACCGCTCGACACTCTGGCGCATGCCAACACGCGCCCCCGGCTCGGCCGGCCTGCCCATGGTCGAGGTCGTCGATCTCGCCGAGGAGCGTAAAGCGAGCAGGCAGCGTGGCCACCGTATGGAGTTGCTGGGCCCAACTTTAGAAATCGCGCTCAGGCAGACTCTCGACGATGGCGGCCAGGCCGTCATGCTCCTCAACCGCCGCGGCTTCGCCCGCGTCGTCGCTTGCCCCGACGCCATGTGCGGCTGGACGCTCAACTGCGACTCCTGCTCGGCCGCCATGGTCTTCCACCGCAAGGGCGTCATGAGCCGCCGCGGGCTCGTCCGCTGCCACCACTGCCTGGCCGAGCAGATGATGCCCAAGAGTTGCCCGGTGTGCGCCAAGAAGACCATCCTCCTCGGCCGCGGCACGCAGCGCCTCGAAGACGAATTGGTTGACATGATCGGCCTGCGCGAGTCCGAGATCGCCCGCATGGACGGCGACACCATGAACCGCGCCGCCGACTACCAGGGCGTGCTCACCCGCATCGCCGACGGGTCGATCAAGGTTTTATTGGGCACCCAGATGATCGCCAAGGGCCTCGACTTCCCAAACATTAGATTGGTCGGCGTCGTCGACGCCGATACTGCTCTGGGCATCGCCGACTGGCGCTGCCAGGAGCGCACCTTCCAGCTCGTCAGCCAGGTCGCCGGCCGCGCGGGCCGGGGCACCAAGCCCGGCCGCGTCATCGTGCAGACCCTCAGCCCCGACCTGCCCAGCATCCAGGCCGCCGCAGCCCACGACTACGAACGCTTCGCCAAGGACGAACTCGAGGTCAGGCAGCACGCCCACCTGCCCCCCTTCACCCGCGCCGCCTGGATCGTGGCGAGAGACCGCCACTACGACAAGGCCGAGGCCCGCGCCCACGCCATCGCCCAGCGCCTGCACGACGCCTTCGGCGACAAGGCCAGGGTCGAAGGCCCCGCCCCCGCCCCCCTCGAACGCGCCCACGATGAGTACCGCGTCGGCCTCGAGGTCTACGCCGCCAGCGCCGGCATCCTGCGCGACGGCCTGCTCAAGATCCGCGCCGAGCACGGCCTGGTCAGCGATGCCCACGTGGCCGTCGACGTCGACCCGGTCAGCATCTGGTAG
- a CDS encoding aminotransferase class IV, translated as MIVYLNGKFLPAHEAHIGVFDRGFLFGDGVYEGVRVFDSTVICPDRHVSRMAGGLAEGRVHWDARHLPEICLDLCRRNDITDAFMYVQVTRGCPPPGEPVRARTMAKQGEPTVFAFATPQPEMSHYRHPPTTTLALVQDRRWDRGHLKSISLLGNVLAAYDAQAQGAQEVAMHKDGLLTEACASNIIISVDGKLATPSLDSASILEGATRARCLALDPGIIERPVGVDELLRADEVMLVGTTSIVTSALSVDGKPVGTGTPGPHAQRLLDLVMGDCRAQVETAKEAVAVG; from the coding sequence GTGATCGTCTACCTCAACGGCAAGTTCCTCCCCGCCCACGAAGCCCACATCGGCGTCTTCGACCGCGGCTTCCTTTTCGGCGACGGCGTCTACGAGGGCGTCCGCGTCTTCGACAGCACCGTCATCTGCCCCGACCGCCACGTCAGCCGCATGGCCGGCGGCCTGGCCGAGGGCCGGGTGCACTGGGACGCCCGCCACCTCCCCGAGATTTGCCTCGACCTCTGCCGCCGCAACGACATCACCGACGCCTTCATGTACGTCCAGGTCACCCGCGGCTGCCCGCCGCCCGGCGAGCCCGTGCGAGCCCGAACGATGGCCAAGCAGGGCGAGCCCACCGTCTTCGCCTTCGCCACGCCCCAGCCCGAGATGTCGCACTACCGCCACCCGCCCACGACCACCCTCGCGCTGGTCCAAGACCGCCGCTGGGACCGCGGCCACCTCAAGAGCATCAGCCTGCTGGGCAACGTGCTGGCCGCCTACGACGCCCAGGCCCAGGGCGCCCAGGAGGTCGCCATGCACAAGGACGGCCTGCTGACCGAGGCCTGCGCCAGCAATATCATCATCTCGGTCGACGGCAAACTCGCCACCCCCTCGCTCGACAGCGCCTCCATCCTCGAGGGCGCCACCCGGGCCCGCTGCCTCGCCCTCGATCCCGGCATCATCGAACGCCCCGTGGGCGTCGACGAGCTGCTGCGGGCCGACGAGGTCATGCTCGTGGGCACCACCAGCATCGTCACCAGCGCCCTGAGCGTCGACGGCAAGCCCGTGGGCACCGGCACGCCCGGCCCCCACGCCCAGCGCCTGCTCGACCTGGTGATGGGCGACTGCCGAGCGCAAGTTGAAACCGCCAAAGAAGCCGTCGCGGTCGGCTAA
- a CDS encoding UDP-N-acetylmuramoyl-L-alanine--D-glutamate ligase produces MRDLTGQRITVMGLGRFGGGLGVAKWLHTQGAKVFVTDLADADTLAGPLAELPEGIETRVGEHVEADFTSPDLVVASPAVAKPWTNAYLNAAQNAGVPITTEIGLAIERLPDRTRIIGVTGTAGKSTTSAMLARAHEAADQRVHLGGNIGGSLLEADIQPNDFIVLELSSFMLHWLGQANWSPGTAVVTNLAPNHLDWHETIEHYEQSKRHIAAHQQPGDLLLTDLWPDLTTATRVRPTDDLPRLALPGSHNQANAATALAAATATLERLGIPHDREAMIRAITNFPGLPHRLQLVATHAGVSFYNDSKCTTPQAVALAVDALADRIPKTNIHLIAGGADKGVDLSPISAISRTIGSLHTIGATGPGICKLTAGGKVARHGTLDEAFRAAVGEASENHAVLLSPGCASWDQFTNYEERGDKFADLVHRWIAANPGRVQPTQAD; encoded by the coding sequence GTGCGAGACCTCACCGGCCAGCGCATTACCGTCATGGGCCTTGGCCGTTTTGGCGGTGGGCTAGGCGTGGCGAAGTGGTTGCACACCCAAGGCGCGAAAGTTTTTGTAACCGACCTGGCCGATGCTGACACGCTCGCCGGCCCGTTAGCCGAACTCCCCGAAGGCATCGAGACCCGCGTGGGCGAGCACGTCGAGGCCGACTTCACCAGCCCCGACCTCGTCGTCGCCAGCCCCGCGGTCGCGAAGCCCTGGACCAACGCCTACCTCAACGCAGCCCAGAACGCCGGCGTGCCTATCACCACCGAGATCGGCTTGGCCATCGAACGCCTCCCCGATCGCACCCGCATCATCGGCGTCACCGGCACCGCCGGCAAGAGCACGACCAGCGCCATGCTCGCTCGCGCCCACGAAGCCGCCGACCAGCGTGTGCACCTGGGAGGTAACATCGGCGGCTCGCTCCTCGAAGCCGACATCCAGCCGAACGACTTCATCGTCCTCGAACTCTCCAGCTTCATGCTCCACTGGCTCGGCCAAGCGAACTGGTCCCCGGGCACCGCCGTCGTCACCAACCTCGCCCCCAACCACCTCGACTGGCACGAGACCATCGAGCATTACGAGCAGAGCAAACGCCACATCGCCGCCCACCAGCAACCGGGCGACCTGCTCCTGACCGACCTCTGGCCCGACCTCACCACCGCCACCCGCGTGCGCCCGACCGATGACCTGCCCCGCCTCGCGCTGCCCGGCTCGCACAACCAAGCCAACGCCGCCACGGCCCTTGCTGCCGCCACCGCCACACTCGAACGCCTCGGCATCCCGCACGACCGCGAAGCGATGATTCGCGCTATCACAAACTTCCCCGGCCTCCCGCACCGCCTCCAACTCGTCGCTACTCATGCTGGCGTCTCGTTCTACAACGACAGCAAGTGCACCACGCCCCAGGCCGTGGCGCTCGCTGTCGATGCCCTGGCCGATCGCATCCCAAAAACCAACATCCACCTCATCGCCGGCGGGGCCGACAAGGGCGTCGACCTCTCGCCCATCTCCGCCATATCGCGCACCATCGGCTCGCTCCATACCATCGGAGCGACCGGCCCAGGCATCTGCAAACTCACGGCCGGCGGGAAGGTCGCGCGCCATGGTACACTTGATGAAGCGTTCCGAGCAGCAGTGGGGGAGGCCAGCGAGAACCACGCCGTCCTGCTCAGCCCCGGCTGCGCCTCGTGGGACCAGTTCACAAATTACGAAGAGCGCGGCGACAAGTTTGCTGACCTGGTGCATCGCTGGATCGCTGCTAACCCTGGGCGCGTGCAGCCCACCCAAGCCGATTGA
- a CDS encoding trypsin-like peptidase domain-containing protein, with translation MRRFITLGPAAVVLLTALAALLAAPEIVRRTEAEQAIAQVQLARQELVQDDILLRINRANRAIARSVEPGVVHLMAASRYRAGAAGSGWVYDDDGHILTNAHVVGGADRVSVQLYTGRVMTADVVGVDVFTDIAVLKAEDATGMIALPRATDEMPQQGDRVFAFGSPFNFKFSMSEGIVSGLGRDPNTGAAGSAFTNFIQTDAAVNPGNSGGPLIDVRGRVIGMNVAIATGRSGDSLANPSEGQSAGISFAIPLPTIESVADQLIETGHVARGRLGIAFGGFGRSRAIVDGDDFVGMGVLVGQVTDGGPAERAGILANDIIESIGGQAVPNSQILRAVVNTMRPGKALDVRVWRRGEPIETTVVLDELDALNAIGGPTEQILDDYLGLDIMVDNGGRVYVQRTKDDSLAKRAGLQPGQQIMAVGGVTVDSYEDFLNAIGRSRVSLGRTTTFLVQPRGDEDTREITIHRRR, from the coding sequence CAGCTCGCGCGGCAGGAGCTTGTCCAGGACGACATCCTGCTGCGGATCAATCGCGCGAATCGCGCGATCGCGCGGTCGGTCGAGCCGGGGGTGGTCCACCTGATGGCGGCCAGCCGGTACCGGGCGGGCGCAGCCGGCTCGGGCTGGGTGTACGACGATGACGGGCACATCCTGACGAACGCGCACGTGGTTGGCGGGGCGGACCGCGTGAGCGTGCAGCTCTACACCGGGCGCGTGATGACCGCCGACGTGGTGGGCGTTGACGTGTTCACCGATATCGCGGTCTTGAAGGCCGAAGACGCGACGGGCATGATCGCCCTGCCGCGCGCGACCGACGAGATGCCCCAGCAGGGCGACCGGGTGTTCGCGTTCGGGTCGCCGTTCAACTTCAAGTTTTCGATGAGCGAGGGCATCGTGAGCGGGCTGGGGCGCGATCCCAACACCGGGGCGGCGGGCAGTGCGTTCACGAACTTCATCCAGACCGACGCGGCGGTGAACCCGGGCAACTCGGGCGGGCCGCTCATCGACGTGCGGGGGCGCGTGATCGGCATGAACGTGGCGATCGCCACGGGCAGGTCGGGCGACTCGCTGGCCAACCCGAGCGAGGGGCAGAGCGCGGGCATCAGCTTTGCGATCCCACTGCCGACGATCGAGTCGGTGGCCGACCAGCTCATCGAGACCGGTCACGTGGCACGCGGGCGGCTTGGCATCGCGTTCGGTGGGTTCGGTCGTTCGCGGGCCATCGTGGATGGTGACGACTTTGTGGGTATGGGCGTGCTGGTAGGCCAGGTGACCGACGGTGGCCCGGCCGAGCGCGCGGGCATCCTGGCCAATGACATCATCGAGAGCATCGGCGGGCAGGCCGTGCCGAACTCCCAGATCTTGCGGGCCGTGGTGAACACGATGCGGCCGGGCAAGGCACTGGACGTGCGAGTGTGGCGGCGCGGCGAGCCCATCGAGACCACCGTCGTGCTCGACGAGCTCGACGCCCTCAATGCGATCGGCGGGCCGACCGAGCAGATATTGGATGATTACCTCGGCCTGGACATCATGGTCGACAACGGCGGGCGTGTCTACGTCCAGCGGACGAAGGACGACTCGCTGGCCAAGCGGGCGGGGCTCCAGCCGGGGCAGCAGATCATGGCCGTCGGCGGTGTGACCGTCGACAGCTACGAGGACTTCCTGAATGCCATCGGTCGTTCACGCGTCTCGCTCGGCCGGACCACGACGTTTCTTGTGCAGCCCCGGGGCGACGAGGATACGCGCGAGATCACGATCCATCGGCGTCGCTAG
- a CDS encoding YdjY domain-containing protein produces MARDTERPPAPEPSQTVTLAQGLRLNRTERWIELDGFVPIDVREQDRTGYTLIRYLECIAVTPASGKDHEALMVTSVRPSTIHAALLTIGLEPGAPAGIIWDGQSAIATPATGDPVRITYRIAEQPAPGNPIAHYITHADTGEAFDEQSLGETPQWVFAGSLIENGSDYAADSEGLTIGLHTFGTELVALRMAISPDSFIQPPEWIAHPELTPPFGTDVTIRIAAKN; encoded by the coding sequence GTGGCGCGCGATACCGAACGACCGCCAGCGCCCGAACCATCGCAAACCGTCACCCTCGCCCAAGGCCTCCGCCTCAACCGCACCGAACGCTGGATCGAACTCGACGGCTTTGTCCCCATCGACGTGCGCGAGCAAGACCGCACCGGCTACACCCTCATCCGCTACCTTGAGTGCATCGCCGTCACGCCCGCCAGCGGCAAGGACCACGAGGCCCTCATGGTCACCAGCGTGCGTCCCAGCACCATCCACGCCGCGTTGCTCACCATCGGCCTGGAACCCGGAGCCCCCGCCGGGATCATCTGGGACGGCCAATCCGCCATCGCGACGCCGGCAACGGGTGATCCGGTCCGCATCACCTACCGCATCGCGGAACAGCCCGCCCCCGGCAACCCGATCGCCCACTACATCACCCACGCCGACACGGGCGAGGCGTTCGATGAACAATCTCTCGGCGAAACACCCCAGTGGGTCTTCGCGGGCTCGTTGATCGAAAACGGAAGCGACTACGCCGCCGATAGCGAAGGCCTCACCATCGGCCTGCACACCTTCGGCACCGAACTCGTAGCGCTCCGGATGGCCATCAGCCCCGACTCGTTCATCCAGCCGCCCGAATGGATCGCCCACCCCGAGCTCACGCCACCCTTCGGCACAGACGTTACCATCCGGATCGCCGCGAAGAACTAG